One genomic segment of Bremerella sp. JC817 includes these proteins:
- a CDS encoding prolyl oligopeptidase family serine peptidase, translating to MAQEANEPVSDDPNLWLEDVTGDKALDWVKEQNKLSVAELTESEDFKELQDKILKILNSNERIPFVAKRGPYYYNFWQDGEHPRGLWRRTTPEEYKKEKPEWDVIIDVDALAEKEGENWVWHGVSMLRPDYTHAIVKLSRGGADADIKREFNVETREFVEDGFYLPEAKSRISWKDKDTLLVGTDFGEGSLTDSGYPRIVKEWKRGTPLTEAKTIFEGEKTDVSVSGVYDDTPGFEREFVSRGMTFWTSKLYLVEDGKLIEIEKPDDAEVNVHRDWIFVQPRSTWEVGGKTYEPGALLVGNFDDYMQGKRDFTVLFEPTDRKSMEGYSPTKNFLLVNELDNVRNKVYQWTPNKDGTWERKPLPGVPEFGSVSVGAVDEEESDEFFLTVTDYTTPTTLFLGTAGDPAIEKLKSLPAFYDATGIVVEQYEATSKDGTKVPYFQVSHKDIKLDGTNPTLLYGYGGFEVPLTPNYSATTGTAWLTSGGVFVVANIRGGGEFGPKWHQAALKENRHKAYEDFIAVGEDLIARKVTSSEHLGVMGGSNGGLLTGNMLVLRPDLFGAVVSQVPLLDMKRFHLLLAGASWMGEYGNPDDPEQWEFIQTFSPYHLVKKDVKYPKTLFTTSTRDDRVHPGHARKMVARMKDMGHDVLYYENIEGGHAGAADNKQRAFMTALTYEFLKQQLMNK from the coding sequence ATGGCACAAGAGGCCAACGAACCTGTCTCGGACGATCCGAATCTCTGGTTGGAAGATGTCACCGGCGACAAGGCTCTGGACTGGGTCAAAGAGCAAAACAAGCTGAGCGTCGCCGAGCTGACCGAATCGGAAGACTTCAAAGAACTGCAGGACAAGATTCTGAAGATCTTGAACTCGAACGAACGCATTCCATTCGTCGCCAAACGAGGCCCTTACTACTACAACTTCTGGCAAGATGGCGAGCACCCACGTGGCTTGTGGCGTCGGACGACCCCGGAAGAATACAAGAAGGAAAAGCCGGAGTGGGACGTGATCATCGACGTCGATGCCCTGGCTGAAAAAGAAGGCGAGAACTGGGTGTGGCATGGTGTCTCGATGCTGCGGCCAGACTATACCCACGCGATCGTGAAGTTGTCGCGAGGTGGTGCCGATGCCGACATCAAACGCGAATTCAATGTCGAGACGCGTGAGTTCGTCGAAGATGGTTTCTACCTGCCCGAAGCGAAGAGCCGCATCTCGTGGAAAGATAAAGACACGCTACTGGTCGGCACCGATTTCGGCGAAGGTTCGCTCACCGACTCGGGCTATCCACGCATCGTCAAAGAATGGAAGCGTGGCACGCCCCTGACTGAAGCCAAAACGATCTTCGAAGGCGAAAAGACCGACGTCAGTGTCAGCGGTGTTTACGACGACACTCCTGGCTTTGAACGTGAGTTCGTTAGCCGTGGCATGACCTTCTGGACCAGCAAGTTGTACCTGGTCGAAGATGGCAAGCTGATCGAGATCGAAAAGCCAGACGACGCCGAGGTGAACGTCCATCGGGATTGGATCTTCGTGCAGCCTCGCAGTACGTGGGAAGTCGGCGGCAAGACCTACGAGCCAGGCGCGCTGCTGGTCGGAAACTTCGACGACTACATGCAAGGGAAGCGTGACTTCACCGTCTTGTTCGAGCCAACCGATCGTAAGTCCATGGAAGGCTACAGCCCGACCAAGAACTTTCTGCTGGTCAACGAACTCGACAACGTCCGCAACAAGGTTTATCAGTGGACACCGAACAAAGATGGCACTTGGGAGCGTAAGCCACTGCCAGGCGTGCCTGAGTTTGGTTCGGTTTCGGTTGGTGCGGTCGATGAAGAAGAGTCGGACGAGTTCTTCCTGACGGTGACCGACTACACGACGCCGACCACGCTGTTCCTGGGGACCGCAGGCGATCCGGCGATCGAAAAGCTGAAGTCGCTGCCAGCCTTCTACGATGCGACTGGTATCGTGGTCGAGCAGTACGAAGCGACCTCGAAGGATGGCACCAAGGTTCCTTACTTCCAGGTTTCGCACAAGGACATCAAGCTCGACGGCACCAATCCGACGCTCCTGTATGGCTACGGTGGCTTTGAAGTTCCGCTGACGCCGAACTACTCCGCCACAACCGGCACTGCCTGGTTGACTTCTGGCGGCGTGTTCGTGGTGGCCAACATTCGTGGTGGTGGCGAGTTCGGTCCGAAGTGGCATCAGGCCGCGTTGAAGGAAAACCGTCACAAGGCTTACGAAGACTTCATCGCCGTTGGCGAAGACCTGATCGCCCGCAAGGTGACCTCGTCGGAACATCTCGGCGTGATGGGGGGCAGCAATGGTGGTTTGCTGACCGGCAACATGCTGGTGCTGCGACCCGACTTGTTTGGTGCCGTCGTCAGCCAGGTTCCGCTGCTGGATATGAAGCGTTTTCATCTGCTGTTGGCAGGGGCAAGTTGGATGGGTGAGTACGGCAACCCAGACGATCCAGAGCAGTGGGAGTTCATCCAGACCTTCTCGCCTTATCACTTGGTGAAGAAGGATGTGAAGTATCCCAAGACGCTGTTCACCACCAGCACCCGCGACGACCGCGTCCACCCAGGCCACGCTCGCAAGATGGTTGCCCGGATGAAGGACATGGGGCACGATGTTCTATACTATGAAAACATCGAAGGTGGCCACGCCGGCGCCGCCGACAACAAACAGCGAGCCTTCATGACCGCGCTGACCTACGAGTTTCTCAAGCAGCAGTTGATGAACAAGTAA
- the mnmA gene encoding tRNA 2-thiouridine(34) synthase MnmA, with the protein MARVVLAMSGGVDSSVAAQLLKRDGHDVIGVFMRHGEESPVAHCSLDAPGGGTALQILNERADHKQGCCSALDAADARRVADRMDIPFYALNLQEEFGQIMEYFADEYIRGRTPNPCVMCNNWIKFGKLFDYADSVGAEYVATGHYARLIPSDDADGTPRLVRGVDPRKDQTYVLFGIGRQYLKRMMLPVGDFHKEEIRSMAGETGLRVADKKDSQEICFVTSGKHDQFVKQRRPGAQTAGDFVLTDGTVVGQHDGIERFTIGQRKGLGIALGEPHYVVKIDPVDKQVVLGKIEALGRAELTASHCNWLVEPGENSFRCEAMIRYNSPALPATVNVLPEGRISVTFDEPRNGIAPGQAVVCYDGDTLLGGGWIE; encoded by the coding sequence GTGGCCCGAGTTGTTCTAGCCATGTCCGGAGGGGTCGACAGTAGTGTCGCCGCTCAACTGCTCAAACGTGACGGACACGACGTCATCGGGGTGTTCATGCGCCATGGCGAAGAGTCGCCGGTCGCTCACTGCAGCCTTGATGCGCCCGGTGGCGGTACGGCGCTCCAGATCCTCAACGAACGTGCCGACCACAAGCAAGGTTGCTGCAGCGCGTTAGACGCGGCCGACGCACGCCGGGTGGCTGATCGAATGGACATTCCATTCTATGCCCTGAATCTGCAGGAAGAGTTCGGGCAAATCATGGAGTACTTCGCCGACGAGTACATCCGGGGCCGCACGCCGAATCCTTGCGTGATGTGCAACAACTGGATCAAGTTCGGCAAGCTGTTCGATTACGCCGACAGCGTTGGTGCTGAATACGTTGCCACCGGTCACTATGCCCGGCTGATCCCATCTGACGATGCCGACGGCACGCCGCGCCTGGTACGGGGCGTCGATCCACGAAAAGACCAAACCTACGTCTTGTTTGGCATCGGTCGACAATACCTGAAGCGGATGATGCTGCCGGTCGGCGACTTCCACAAGGAAGAGATCCGCTCGATGGCTGGCGAGACCGGTCTTCGTGTGGCTGATAAGAAGGACAGCCAGGAAATCTGCTTCGTCACCAGTGGCAAGCACGACCAGTTCGTCAAGCAGCGTCGTCCGGGCGCGCAAACGGCTGGAGACTTTGTGCTGACCGACGGCACCGTGGTCGGCCAACACGATGGCATCGAGCGGTTCACGATTGGCCAGCGAAAAGGCCTGGGGATCGCTTTGGGGGAACCTCATTACGTCGTGAAGATCGACCCGGTCGACAAGCAGGTTGTGCTCGGCAAGATCGAAGCTTTAGGCCGCGCCGAATTGACCGCCAGCCATTGCAACTGGTTGGTCGAGCCAGGCGAGAATTCGTTCCGCTGCGAGGCGATGATTCGCTACAATAGCCCAGCCCTGCCAGCCACGGTCAACGTGCTTCCCGAAGGCAGGATCTCGGTTACCTTCGACGAACCACGCAATGGCATTGCCCCTGGGCAAGCTGTCGTCTGCTACGACGGCGATACGCTACTGGGTGGCGGTTGGATCGAGTAA